The Culex pipiens pallens isolate TS chromosome 2, TS_CPP_V2, whole genome shotgun sequence DNA window TATATTAATGAGTCATTTCGCGCCAACTGGCACACCACTTGAAATGGACTTTctctgatcaagctcaaatttggtggagctGTTAATACTACTAGGGCCGACTGGTTTTTATCAAAACCAAACTTGATTTTCCGAAATCCTcgaaaaaaaagccattttaaaaatgtgacttcggccgttgcaaatatttttttttgaagattttgtcccttggctgaaaaaaataaatctaaaattaaagtttaaaaaaatttacctattttttgaaaaacaaatataaaaatgtttgcgaaaaaatcattttgcggCACTGCCatctaaaattcccaaaaatttaCTGGTTTTTATCAAAAccaaacttgattatccgaaatcctaaaaaaaaccattttaaaaatgcgacttcggccgttgcaaatattttttttgaagattttgtcccttggctgaaaaaaataaatctaaaattaaagtttcaaaaaatttacctattttttgaaaaacaaatataaaaatgtttgcgaaaaaatcattttacggCACTGCCatctaaaattcccaaaaaattaaataatttttaagtggTACTTTATTTGGGGAAAACGTTTTTTATATTACAAGATTTCAATAACAATTAAACTCTCTATTTTCTCAAGCTTTGATTGATAGccaataaattttataattgaatCATATCTGTAACAAAGATTTTTTCGGTTCATATCTATCTAAGAAACTAGTGACATTGATTATAAATTTCCTCTGCAATGAGGTTTTTATCTTTTAAGCAATCTGTAtctatttgaaaacttttgctttaattgtattgaaaataaatgcacaatgcTCTGAATTCATAACGAGTAAATTCCAGCGGCAATCATAAAACCACCATAAAATTGTTCACCAGGTGCCAACTTGTTGCAACCTCTATTACAAGATGATGTCACTTGTTCAGAGTCGCCGTGTGATTCACGCTTCCCAATGTCTAAACTGATAATACTGTCTCAAATGAAATACCATCGCTAAGATTGCGCTATTCAAAGCATTCGCACATTTCGCGACGAACCAAATCGTGTTCTAGACAAGAAAATGGTACCGTTTCTTATCAAGCCCCAAGTTAATTGATAAGCCATATTCGTGATATAACGCGTAAAGGTCAGTGTTCAAAAGAAAGGTTCAGAAAATGATTCGGCAAGCAAAAATGTGTACAGCAGTTAGATAATGAAGTTTGGTGGGAGCACGAGACGTTTCTAAATCTACCAACCTCGTTCGGAAATTACAGTTCCAGTGGAAAACTGTCGCTGGAACATCGAAGCCGAGCCTTTGGTTGCATTTGATGGGAGAAATTTAGTTAGCACGTTCTAGATTTCTACATTCTGGGAAGTTGGCACATACCTGGTTCATCGGCTGCGACCGGATTCCGGCTGGGCACCACAAGTCGACAGTACCGAACGCACATATCCCGGAAGAGATAGTTGTGCTCGCGGGACATTTGATAAAATTCTTCAAAGTCAAGATATCCATCGTTGTTATGGTCTGCAGCCTTCATCAGCTTTTTCGCGAACCCTTTGGGCAGATCCGGGCATCGTCGGCTGTTGATCATCCGCTTGAGCTCTTGAACCGATAAGTTGCCGGTGTGATCCCGGTCATACTGGAATAGAACGGTTATTTATTGGTTGATGATGGATTGGATGACGCGTTTGAAATACCTTATCGAAAATGTCCCTGATGCGTTGCCGTTCGTCGAGTTCCTCCCGGGTGGTCATTCGCTGGAGGGGAATGATTTCGTGGGGAGGAAGCTGAACCTGTTGCTGGTTGTTCAAGTATGCCGCCATGGCGAGGCAATGCTCTCAACTTCTTGGAAGTTACGTATCGATAAGATATTAGTCGCTTATCGCTTAGATGGCTCGTTCTGTTTAAATTACACACTAAAAAGGCACTATTCTGcagatttttaaactttctcTTTATGCCATCACTCGGCAGCTCTGACCCACTTTTCACACTTTACAGTAATGTTAAAAGGCAATATCGCACACAGATcagaaagaaacaaaaaatcacgGACAGATCCAAGAATCGACCGTCCCCGGCTAGGCTCAAATGATTAGTGACTCATTATCAGTATCACACCCGTCTACAGGCAGCCagttccaattatttttttcgctgtTGTGTATCTCTTTGATCAATTCACATTCACGACAAACGCGATTTGTATGTGTACACACGGATAAACGGAACGTCACCAAAAACAAACGTTGTTCCAAACGGGGATTCAAATGTGAAAGAAAGCCATCCACAAAGTCGTCTTTATTACGATACTCCCatcttcaaaacattaaattacatgaataacattattttttcatgcaACTCTCTAAATCCTTTCATTAACAATTCAGGAATGATAATTCCAAATTATCCTCACTCAACAGAAATCCCACCCAATCCCAGCAAAACTACTCACTCGAGTGCCGTGCGCTCTATGCGCTCTCATTCATGAATCCTGGCCGCAAAGCAAAATAAGAGCCATCCGCTCGTAGTAGTGTGTAAAAAGTGTACACATTCCGCTTTGCCCGATTCaacaatgtaaacaatttatAACGGTATTTGTGAGGCAACTTGTGAGCCGCCGCCACCGCTCTGTGCCTTTCTGGAAATGTTTCAATGGTTTGTGAAAGCTTTCATTGCGAAACGGACGGGTTGCCATGGTTGCCGGGTGCGGAAACAAATGGTGGTGGAATAGGAAGTTGATGTTTGGAAAATGTCAGTAAAGTGAAGAAATATCATGTTTTCCactcaaaaaagttttaaaacggGAGTTTACAGATCGAATGGGGCTGTTGCAAACTGGAAGTTTAGGTAAAAAGTGGAATTAATAATAAAGCCACCATAAATAAGtcccaaaacaattaaaaggtGATAAAATGTAACTCTCTATGTGCTATTCtgtccatgttcgcataaatgtacCATACGCAAAAacagaaagctgagaaaaacgcatggcaagtttgtcccacacacaAGGCTATGTGTTGGATGCCCGCAAAAAATAGATTTCTTCCGGTTTTGTGGAACTATCGGTTGCACATTAGCCAAACATGTCTTTACATTTATTCTGGATGAGGctggatttttgtcaaaaacttaaaatattgctctttttcaaaaacaaaaaattaatttttcctcggaaaaatgattgtaaaaaactagtttattgcaaaaaaaaaaatcaaaccatccacattaacgacccccgggtcttttgtggtctctattgcaagtttctgctcgaacctaggagtccgaaggcttgaatggggagagcacccaaacctcttttactccaaggaaccttccaccccagtgtttgaactgacgacctttggattgcgagtccaaccgccgccagcgattccaccggagtaggcttggtttggtgtgttgtttgtacttatggcatggagacgactcctacacctggaataacttaacggcctaacaacaaccaaggccgggaccgacgttttacttcctcatccgatggaaggttggagcagatgggaatcgaacccaggatcatccgcttacaaagcggacagcgtaaccattcggccacgcactgctccGCAGTGcataatatataaataaatacagGTAGAACAACTATGCTTTTCTAGGCAGCACAGGCttctgaaataaaataattttaaaataaggttttttaaataatataaacagtagggtgggtacgtttttcaaaaagttctcggatcaagttttagtatggttccccttgtagggcatgcccatagggactttcatgccaaatatcagctcatttggttgtaaactggctgcgcgcatcagggttaaattttacatgagaattactatgggaaattggaactttttgttcaaacgctcctacaggtctgagaaaatcacgcgccaacttctggtatggtcaagcCTATGgcgaatggtctggagaacacttttctcgaagagagcatatggattcgttgtccctagacatggcgcatcggcaaacaatccgatgtctccgaaatcaacggttttccatcaaaaagcatcaaattttccttagcatgctatgaaagcttgatgaacactgcgacgccatacgtcaggcagctaccacgtggttgaaatatttgcaaaaaaatacaaatttgctatgcaaggATTCTGAATTCGTctaaataatatcagaaatgctcaaaatgatcattttctagttgaaAGAAGGTTACctataggggaaatataaccATTATtgaatcactctaagccgtttgaccacatcacttttgcagttttccgctacaaaatcaacatttttaagtacatcaacaatggagagttgcttgcttacttttatttgagctatttgttgCATTGGGACAGTCAACagcactttatgaaagctgtaattcatgatcaaagtgctgatagccgataatagaaatatgcTGAGTTTTCCCctatcatttaaataaaaaaaatagagcaaAGAGGCACTTCCATCCAAGCCGAACTGATTCCGTTAGATCGTggtagattttcttgaaataagtcgttggcgtcgaactgtcaaaacttGATCGcagtaaatacttttttaccaCGATTTTTTGTTTGATCAATGTGGTGAATTAAATGGTAGATTTTCGACAGTTTGCTGCTAGCGaattatatcaaaaaaattaccaCGATCTAACAAACAGCTCCGGTTTTATGAGAACTTTCTGTTGCAACAACTATGCAATTTATTACGTTACAGAACATATTGTTTACCTAtcaaaaaaaatgccttttaatTCATCGTTAAATCcacaaatatttgataaatactTTTCGTTTAAATCATTCTTGACCATTTTATTCACTCCATTTCCATTTTGAAAGGCTTAATAAACCCATTTTGATACATGTGTTTATTTATACCGTAACTATTAATTTTACAgaatttcactcaaaaaaatccaTTCCCTTATCGAAATACCACGATTTGATCAAACACTTGAGCCCAACATCCTTGAAGAACAAACCGAAAATGAGGAAGTGCAGTTGAACATAAGCTGGCAGGAAAAGGTGTTTAGCCAGTACGAGATTGACTATTATGGTGTGAAAAATAACTGTATCACGGATCTGCAGAAGAACTATCACCATATTATTAAATCAACGGGACTCTCTGAGCagagaaaaaatgataaaattttcacGTACACAACCGCCGATAACTACTCACCGGATGAGGAAATCTTCGATATGGCCAAACAGGCAACCAGGCAAAGGATCGATCAGGATGAAAACGCTTTCGAAAGCATGTACATTATGGCTGACCTGGATTCGGAAGTATTACTGTTTTCTTTGAGATGGGACCCAACGGAAAAGTTGCTGCTCATTTATCCGGATTTTAACTGTATGAAAATTAATCCTTACTACAAAGAAATTCAAGGGGACAGTCGTCAGATGTATCACTTTGGCATAAAAAATCTTAGTCGAAAAGGGCAATTCACCGGATCCAAAGAAACTGTTCAAATTCAGGACAATCTGATCAATAAAGTAGGGGACATTTCAAAGTTTCAGCTAGTCTGAAGTTTAACgttatcgttttttttattttagcttATGCGCTTAACTCTTCGGGAGGAACTGTCCAAGGATCACTTTTCGTATCCCAACAATCATCAGCAGCAGTTTTTAGTTCTTTTG harbors:
- the LOC120421353 gene encoding tectonic-like complex member Mks1, translated to MFSTQKSFKTGVYRSNGAVANWKFRISLKKIHSLIEIPRFDQTLEPNILEEQTENEEVQLNISWQEKVFSQYEIDYYGVKNNCITDLQKNYHHIIKSTGLSEQRKNDKIFTYTTADNYSPDEEIFDMAKQATRQRIDQDENAFESMYIMADLDSEVLLFSLRWDPTEKLLLIYPDFNCMKINPYYKEIQGDSRQMYHFGIKNLSRKGQFTGSKETVQIQDNLINKLMRLTLREELSKDHFSYPNNHQQQFLVLLEIKSGVGFSYDYTHVRFKIDLPIEAKITDGFIDGSTHSSKQTKGTWQYAHCHEICFEIPENHDIDENVRVYFEVISIDSWKRERLLGNACLDIKLMSQVVETTLTCLKIANNNNFYDKLEAFLVGGRREINLEEFFGSKENSLLNRYGSSTERSGELDIKCQVVQQHRPQIIQLAGGPNAKKHGKFRANVITIEELLSSYQRARERLEDIVNLKY